In the Phycisphaerae bacterium genome, one interval contains:
- a CDS encoding indolepyruvate oxidoreductase subunit beta: MEHNLILAGVGGQGILTIAQAISIAAVRRGWWVKQAEVHGMSQRGGAVQSHLRIADHELFSELIPKGRVDMILAVEPLEALRYVEFLAPHGSIVASTAPFVNIPNYPPVEDILERVTSYPDHVLVNAEDIAKAAGSVRAANTVMLGAASGLLGISLDELDAALSEMFSAKGASLVQMNQRACRLGRAAATAYQDGLRRGATPLETRRWIDSLSPEQLELDIEAGTAPPIPMGELRLSDAEAQAVAQTLLRAYEEGRRQLYEHEVYRLVELVGAITPPRHQFLQPGESVTAETLAEFSGDRVVLKLVSTKVVHKTEAGAVRFIPRDVDAVNRELRQMAARFGDQDENLAGVLLVEFVERAGSGFGQELFVGIRATREFGAIIAAGLGGVDTEFLAHKMKPGIAVAKALAIDTSPEQFLEMFKSTAAYEILAGKARGHHRVVSDGELLRCFRAFIALARTYCLDRGQEGPDLGELEVNPFAFSGQRMIPLDGRGRLATATPEPPARPIQRIGSMLTPKSIAVLGVSSKRANFGRIILNNVLDCGFAREHAYVIKEGEDAIDGVRCVPDIAHLPEPVDLLVVAASSDDAARLMDEIIRSGKVASAILIPGGMGEREGTEHIEEQVRKAILDSRSRPDGGPIVLGPNCLGVRSHPGSYDTFFIPNEKLDPRRNAVPKRVALISQSGAYIISRMSNLESLDPTLAISLGNQIDLTVSDFLRTVGARGDIDCIGVYVEGFNDLDGLAFVRAVREVTSTGKTIVFYKAGRTAPGRAATAGHTHSVAGDYDICQTAVAHAGAIVTDTFKEFEQLLELSTALHAKEVRGRRIGAISNAGFETVGMADAILGMRYELEIARLSENTIENLSTRLRTLKLEGLINVRNPLDITPMANEDAYQAGIEAMIEDENVDAVVVACVPLTPQLLTTEEELAKPGSLADRLPALLRNAPKPIIAVIDSGRSYDAMARRIREGGVPVFRTCDQAVRSLGRYLCYRTDRMERSAAREQAASAQWVEGVAENPEREAEAASTTT, encoded by the coding sequence ATGGAACACAATCTCATTCTTGCCGGCGTCGGGGGACAGGGAATTCTGACCATCGCGCAGGCGATTTCCATCGCCGCGGTGCGCCGCGGCTGGTGGGTCAAGCAGGCCGAAGTACACGGCATGTCTCAGCGCGGTGGAGCCGTGCAATCTCACCTGCGCATTGCCGATCATGAGCTCTTCAGCGAGCTGATCCCCAAGGGTCGGGTGGACATGATCCTCGCGGTTGAGCCGCTGGAGGCGCTGCGCTATGTCGAGTTTCTCGCCCCGCATGGAAGCATCGTGGCGAGTACCGCCCCTTTCGTGAACATCCCCAATTACCCGCCAGTCGAGGACATATTGGAAAGGGTCACGAGCTATCCGGACCACGTGCTGGTCAATGCCGAAGACATCGCCAAGGCCGCCGGGTCCGTCCGCGCCGCCAACACGGTCATGCTCGGCGCCGCATCCGGGCTGCTCGGCATTTCACTTGATGAGCTCGACGCTGCACTGAGCGAAATGTTCAGCGCCAAAGGCGCGTCGCTCGTGCAGATGAATCAACGGGCCTGCCGGCTCGGCCGCGCCGCCGCAACGGCGTATCAGGACGGCCTCCGTCGCGGCGCCACCCCTCTGGAAACGCGGCGTTGGATCGACAGCCTCTCGCCAGAACAGCTGGAACTCGACATTGAGGCCGGAACCGCTCCCCCCATCCCGATGGGCGAGCTTCGACTCAGCGACGCCGAGGCGCAAGCCGTCGCCCAAACGCTGCTCCGCGCCTATGAGGAAGGCCGTCGCCAGCTCTACGAACACGAGGTCTACAGACTTGTCGAGCTTGTCGGCGCCATCACACCGCCTCGACATCAATTCCTCCAGCCCGGTGAGAGCGTGACTGCGGAAACCCTGGCCGAGTTCTCCGGCGATCGCGTCGTGCTCAAGCTCGTCTCGACAAAGGTCGTCCATAAGACCGAGGCCGGAGCAGTGCGATTCATCCCCCGCGACGTTGACGCCGTCAACCGCGAGCTTCGCCAGATGGCCGCCCGCTTTGGCGACCAGGACGAGAACCTTGCCGGCGTGCTGCTGGTGGAATTCGTGGAGCGGGCCGGGTCGGGATTCGGACAAGAGCTCTTCGTAGGCATTCGCGCCACAAGAGAATTCGGCGCCATCATCGCCGCGGGGCTCGGCGGCGTGGACACCGAATTCCTGGCCCACAAGATGAAACCCGGTATCGCTGTGGCCAAGGCTCTGGCGATCGACACCTCTCCCGAGCAGTTTCTGGAGATGTTCAAGTCCACCGCTGCCTACGAGATTCTCGCCGGCAAGGCCCGCGGGCATCACCGCGTTGTTTCCGACGGCGAGTTGCTCCGTTGCTTCCGGGCGTTCATCGCCCTGGCGCGAACCTACTGCCTGGACCGCGGACAGGAAGGCCCGGACCTCGGGGAGCTCGAAGTGAATCCTTTTGCCTTCTCCGGGCAACGCATGATCCCGCTCGACGGTCGTGGACGCCTGGCCACAGCCACGCCCGAGCCGCCCGCCCGACCCATTCAGCGGATCGGTTCGATGCTCACGCCCAAGTCCATCGCGGTCCTCGGCGTCTCATCCAAGAGAGCCAACTTTGGACGGATCATCCTCAACAACGTGCTCGACTGCGGATTCGCCAGGGAGCACGCCTACGTCATTAAGGAAGGGGAGGACGCCATTGATGGCGTTCGCTGCGTCCCCGACATTGCTCACCTGCCGGAGCCGGTCGATCTGCTTGTCGTGGCCGCGTCGTCCGACGATGCCGCCCGCCTGATGGACGAGATCATAAGAAGCGGCAAGGTCGCGTCGGCCATCCTCATTCCCGGCGGTATGGGCGAGCGCGAAGGCACGGAACACATCGAAGAGCAGGTTCGCAAGGCGATTCTCGACTCCCGCTCGCGACCGGACGGCGGCCCCATCGTGCTCGGCCCCAACTGCCTCGGCGTCCGCTCGCATCCGGGCAGCTACGACACCTTCTTCATTCCCAACGAGAAACTCGACCCCCGCCGCAACGCGGTGCCCAAGCGGGTGGCGCTCATCTCCCAGAGCGGAGCCTACATCATCAGCCGTATGAGCAACCTCGAATCGCTCGACCCGACGCTGGCGATTTCGCTCGGCAACCAGATTGATCTGACCGTGTCAGACTTCCTCCGCACGGTCGGTGCCCGCGGCGACATCGACTGCATCGGCGTCTATGTCGAGGGCTTCAACGACCTCGACGGTCTCGCCTTCGTCCGCGCGGTGCGCGAAGTTACGTCCACCGGAAAGACCATCGTTTTCTACAAAGCAGGCCGGACCGCTCCGGGTCGCGCCGCCACCGCCGGACATACGCATTCCGTCGCCGGCGACTACGACATCTGCCAGACGGCCGTCGCCCACGCCGGCGCGATCGTTACGGACACCTTCAAGGAGTTCGAGCAGCTTCTGGAACTTTCCACGGCGTTGCATGCCAAGGAGGTACGCGGGCGGCGCATCGGTGCCATCAGCAACGCCGGATTCGAAACCGTGGGCATGGCCGACGCCATCCTGGGCATGCGCTACGAGCTGGAGATCGCCAGACTGAGCGAGAACACCATCGAGAATCTTTCGACCCGACTTCGAACGCTCAAGCTCGAAGGGCTCATCAATGTCCGCAACCCGCTGGATATCACACCCATGGCGAATGAGGACGCCTACCAGGCAGGTATCGAAGCCATGATCGAGGACGAGAACGTCGATGCCGTGGTCGTGGCCTGTGTACCCCTCACGCCGCAACTCCTGACGACCGAGGAGGAACTGGCCAAACCGGGCTCGCTTGCCGACCGTCTCCCCGCCCTGCTGCGCAATGCCCCCAAGCCGATCATTGCCGTGATCGACTCCGGACGGTCGTACGACGCGATGGCCAGGCGCATTCGCGAAGGCGGCGTGCCCGTCTTCCGCACGTGCGATCAGGCGGTCCGCTCGCTCGGACGCTATTTGTGCTACCGCACGGATCGTATGGAGCGCTCCGCAGCCCGCGAACAGGCCGCCTCGGCGCAGTGGGTGGAAGGAGTGGCCGAGAATCCGGAGCGGGAAGCTGAGGCTGCCTCGACCACAACATAG
- a CDS encoding indolepyruvate ferredoxin oxidoreductase produces the protein MAELLLGDEAVGIAALDAGISGMFSYPGTPATEIFEFVARNGTRDGSVAARWSANEKVAFEEALGMSYIGKRSLVAMKHVGLNVAADPFINSALTGAHGAIVLAVADDPGMHSSQNEQDSRFYGDFAQVPMFEPTNQQEAYDMTREAFELSEKLGLPAVIRLVTRLAHSRSNVKRTPPSPPRRELNIVKDARDWTLLPVNARRRFRRLLDMQKSLHEFSANSRYNQLTLAGPKGVIASGIAYNYVREVLAGDTNLSLLKIGAYPIPVGLVRQLVDHCGEILVVEDGYPYIETQLRGLLGIPGKLIRGKRSGQLPLSGELSADLVRVALGMQSLATPDAQIDLPGRPPALCKGCPHCDTFAALVDALGEIAQPLMFSDIGCYTLGALPPYNAVQSCVDMGASISMALGAAKGGAHPVVCTIGDSTFTHSGMTPLLGAAHENANMTVIILDNATVGMTGQQETFATGDDLIRLLKGLGVNENHIVLFEPMRKYHDQTVQMFKREIDYRGLSVIVARRACIQIKRRVAPKRAEPEAEPVSA, from the coding sequence ATGGCCGAACTGCTGCTAGGCGACGAAGCGGTCGGTATTGCGGCGCTCGATGCGGGCATCAGCGGGATGTTCTCCTACCCCGGGACACCGGCCACGGAGATATTCGAGTTTGTCGCCCGGAATGGGACACGGGACGGATCCGTCGCCGCCCGATGGTCGGCCAACGAAAAGGTCGCCTTCGAGGAAGCCCTAGGCATGTCGTACATCGGCAAACGCTCGCTGGTGGCGATGAAGCACGTGGGCCTTAACGTCGCGGCCGACCCCTTCATCAACTCGGCACTGACTGGAGCGCACGGGGCTATCGTCTTGGCCGTGGCCGACGATCCCGGCATGCACTCCTCCCAGAACGAGCAGGACAGCCGCTTCTACGGGGACTTCGCCCAGGTGCCCATGTTCGAGCCCACCAACCAACAGGAGGCTTACGACATGACCCGTGAGGCGTTCGAACTTTCCGAAAAGCTCGGACTGCCCGCGGTGATCCGTCTGGTCACGCGCCTGGCGCACAGCCGGTCCAACGTAAAGCGCACGCCTCCATCGCCGCCTCGCCGCGAACTCAACATCGTCAAGGATGCCCGAGACTGGACCCTGCTGCCCGTCAATGCGCGTCGCCGCTTCCGGCGATTGCTGGATATGCAGAAATCGCTCCATGAATTCTCGGCCAACTCCCGTTACAACCAGCTCACGCTCGCCGGTCCCAAGGGCGTCATTGCTTCCGGGATCGCGTACAATTACGTCCGGGAGGTCCTCGCCGGTGACACGAATTTGTCGCTGCTGAAGATCGGCGCCTACCCCATTCCGGTTGGACTCGTACGTCAACTCGTCGACCACTGCGGCGAAATCCTCGTTGTCGAGGACGGCTACCCGTATATCGAAACGCAACTGCGCGGCCTGCTTGGCATTCCGGGCAAGCTGATCCGTGGCAAGCGGTCGGGGCAATTGCCTTTGAGCGGAGAGCTGTCGGCCGACCTCGTTCGCGTAGCGCTCGGCATGCAATCGCTGGCGACGCCGGATGCACAGATCGATCTTCCAGGCCGGCCGCCCGCTCTCTGCAAAGGATGCCCGCACTGCGACACGTTCGCCGCTCTCGTAGATGCACTCGGCGAAATCGCCCAGCCGCTCATGTTCAGCGACATCGGCTGTTATACGCTCGGCGCTCTTCCACCCTATAACGCCGTGCAATCCTGCGTGGATATGGGGGCATCAATCAGCATGGCGCTGGGTGCCGCCAAGGGCGGTGCCCACCCGGTCGTCTGCACCATCGGGGACTCTACGTTCACGCACTCGGGCATGACTCCGCTGCTTGGAGCAGCCCACGAAAACGCCAATATGACGGTCATCATCCTGGACAACGCGACCGTGGGGATGACCGGCCAGCAGGAGACCTTCGCCACCGGGGATGACCTGATCCGGCTGCTCAAGGGGCTGGGTGTTAACGAGAACCACATCGTGCTCTTCGAGCCGATGCGCAAATATCACGACCAGACGGTGCAGATGTTCAAACGGGAGATCGACTACCGCGGGCTGTCGGTCATCGTGGCGCGGCGGGCCTGCATTCAGATTAAGCGACGGGTAGCGCCGAAGCGTGCAGAACCCGAGGCGGAGCCGGTGTCGGCGTAG
- a CDS encoding ABC transporter ATP-binding protein: MELAIRCRDVHKRYVQRKREPVHALRGLDLEVRAGECFGLLGPNGAGKTTAVEILEGLRSADSGEVEVLGMRWGRNDLEIRQRIGIALQQTRLADKLTAIESLHLFGSFYNHGRNPEDVLALVGLQEKRRSYVEHLSGGQHQRLAVACALVSDPDLLFLDEPTTGLDPQARRAVWDIVRAERQRGCTILLTTHYMDEAEKLCDRVAVIDQGRAIALGTPRDLILTLGGDHVIEFEVDDMGSTNGLDERNLAGLSGVNSVGREGAVYVLNVREPHISLPGLIRHLEEKNRRLAQLTTRHASLEDVFVNLTGRHLRDDDA, translated from the coding sequence GTGGAACTCGCCATCCGCTGCCGCGACGTTCACAAGCGCTACGTTCAGCGGAAGCGTGAGCCCGTGCATGCCTTGCGCGGGTTGGATCTGGAGGTCCGCGCCGGCGAATGCTTCGGACTGCTTGGCCCCAACGGCGCTGGAAAGACTACGGCGGTGGAAATCCTCGAGGGATTGCGCTCGGCCGACAGCGGCGAAGTCGAGGTCCTGGGCATGCGTTGGGGTCGTAACGACCTTGAGATACGCCAGCGAATCGGCATCGCCTTGCAGCAGACTCGGTTGGCCGACAAGCTCACGGCCATTGAATCTCTCCACCTTTTCGGAAGCTTCTACAACCACGGAAGAAACCCGGAAGATGTCCTGGCGCTCGTGGGATTGCAGGAAAAGCGCCGGTCGTACGTGGAGCATCTTTCAGGCGGACAGCATCAGCGCCTGGCGGTGGCGTGCGCCCTTGTGAGCGATCCGGACCTCCTCTTCCTGGACGAACCCACGACGGGGCTCGATCCGCAGGCCAGGCGCGCTGTCTGGGACATCGTCCGGGCCGAGCGGCAACGCGGCTGCACGATTCTCCTGACCACGCACTACATGGACGAAGCCGAGAAGCTGTGCGATCGCGTGGCGGTCATTGATCAGGGCCGTGCAATCGCCCTCGGTACCCCTCGTGATCTGATCCTGACACTGGGTGGAGACCACGTCATCGAGTTCGAGGTGGATGACATGGGCAGCACGAACGGCCTCGACGAACGAAATCTCGCGGGGCTGAGTGGGGTCAACAGCGTCGGCCGGGAAGGGGCGGTCTACGTGCTGAATGTTCGTGAACCACACATCAGCCTGCCCGGCTTGATTCGCCACTTGGAGGAGAAGAACCGCAGGCTCGCCCAACTTACCACTCGGCACGCCAGCCTCGAGGATGTCTTCGTCAATCTGACCGGCCGACACCTGCGAGACGACGATGCATAG
- a CDS encoding RNA polymerase sigma factor: MEIAPSQDDLISRAVDLDPEALDLLVDHYSSRLYGFMYRMTGRRDSAEDLVQEVFLKMVRSIRTYAHDDRFEAWLFRIAGNVARDRARRVSREQARTGDPITSKMPQSEAPNGESDRGEDRTTVRRRLQAAINRLPDSEREVVLLRHYAELSFAQIAEMMGTPIGTALARAHRGLAKLRSWMESDE; the protein is encoded by the coding sequence ATGGAAATCGCTCCGAGCCAGGATGACCTGATCAGCCGAGCAGTCGACCTCGACCCCGAGGCGCTCGACTTGCTCGTCGATCATTATTCATCTCGGCTTTACGGATTCATGTATCGCATGACAGGGCGCCGCGATAGTGCCGAAGACCTCGTCCAGGAGGTGTTCCTCAAGATGGTGAGGAGCATCCGAACTTACGCGCATGACGACCGATTCGAGGCATGGCTTTTTCGAATTGCGGGAAATGTCGCGCGCGATCGGGCCCGGCGGGTGTCTCGCGAACAGGCGCGAACCGGGGATCCAATCACGTCGAAAATGCCGCAATCGGAGGCACCCAACGGCGAATCCGACCGCGGCGAAGACCGAACCACTGTGCGTCGACGACTGCAGGCGGCAATCAATCGTTTGCCCGATTCGGAACGGGAAGTTGTCCTGCTACGTCATTACGCGGAGCTCAGCTTTGCCCAAATTGCCGAGATGATGGGCACGCCGATTGGCACCGCCTTGGCCCGTGCGCATCGCGGCTTGGCCAAGCTGCGGTCCTGGATGGAGTCCGACGAGTGA
- a CDS encoding ABC transporter permease, whose product MHSHPLQQLLLFRLRMFFREPAALFWTYGFPLLLAISLGIAFRTQPPQRVLVDVEDDPGAQRVLDALQDGDGAEQFQVSIRPATEARERLRVGRSSVVIVPRSNGQAYEFVFDPTRPESLAARMQVNDALQRAEGRIDPVPVSDRHVDEPGSRYIDFLLPGLLGMNLMGSGLWGVGFVAVDMRVRKLLKRFSATPMRRSHFLSSMIGARLAFTLPEMVVLLGAGAIFFGVPIRGNWLSIILIVLLGASAFAGIGLLVASRAERIETVAGLMNLVMLPMWLLSGIFFSTEHFPAFMQPIIYALPLTQLNNALRNVILEGASLPGQIVPILFLAATGTVTFALALRWFKWT is encoded by the coding sequence ATGCATAGTCATCCTCTCCAACAGCTCTTGCTGTTTCGGCTACGAATGTTCTTCCGTGAACCGGCCGCCCTGTTCTGGACGTACGGTTTCCCTTTGCTCCTGGCCATCTCCTTGGGAATCGCATTCCGGACACAGCCGCCGCAACGCGTGCTTGTAGATGTCGAGGATGACCCAGGTGCGCAGCGCGTCCTGGACGCGTTGCAGGACGGTGACGGTGCGGAGCAATTTCAGGTCTCCATACGACCCGCCACAGAAGCCCGGGAGCGGCTTCGTGTCGGCCGAAGCAGCGTGGTGATCGTGCCCAGGTCGAATGGGCAGGCGTACGAATTCGTCTTTGATCCGACCCGCCCGGAGAGTCTCGCAGCGCGCATGCAGGTGAATGACGCCCTGCAGCGGGCCGAGGGCCGGATTGACCCGGTCCCGGTAAGCGATCGCCATGTCGATGAGCCCGGGTCGCGTTACATTGATTTTCTGTTACCCGGTCTACTGGGCATGAACCTCATGGGCAGCGGACTGTGGGGCGTCGGTTTTGTAGCCGTGGACATGCGCGTGCGCAAGCTACTCAAGCGCTTTTCGGCGACACCGATGCGGCGAAGTCACTTTCTCTCCTCAATGATCGGCGCACGGCTGGCGTTCACGCTGCCGGAAATGGTCGTCCTTCTGGGCGCCGGGGCAATCTTTTTCGGCGTACCCATTCGTGGAAACTGGCTGAGCATCATTCTCATCGTGCTGCTGGGAGCGTCGGCATTTGCGGGAATCGGGCTGCTCGTCGCCTCGCGTGCCGAGCGCATCGAGACCGTCGCAGGCTTGATGAACCTGGTCATGCTGCCGATGTGGCTGCTTTCCGGCATATTCTTCAGCACGGAGCACTTTCCCGCTTTCATGCAACCGATCATCTATGCCCTGCCGCTGACGCAGCTTAACAATGCACTTCGCAACGTGATCCTCGAAGGTGCATCACTGCCCGGACAGATCGTCCCAATTCTCTTCCTTGCCGCGACCGGAACGGTAACCTTCGCCCTGGCCCTCCGTTGGTTCAAGTGGACGTAA
- a CDS encoding glycosyltransferase family 39 protein: MNGYDSILSHPVTGDRGARFNSTPQETHSAAASSFGAPAISHLAVVLLLGAWFILPSLGERSLSHAEAYRARRIEIGTLADARRLPPLQFVLLSAIHKWVPDSEAALRAPSAIAGLVCAAIVLLLAQSIVGRLGALFAGLFIVSQPLLIAHARELKEFAIEAAFVALLFYSGLLASRVPSIKRLFYFHLTALIGLGMTFTSSLAVVAWWPVLTLNVIRKDVRDRKTILVHALLSLVLLLAGICWYIWLAGFQDRGVFVNYYYTEIEPSWPVSYAPGELSAWLGDKLFGTVCYTLGISQVWSPLKWCVGSLGLVALAAGLGRCWGQARALVLASMAILLLAVASAMMRMWPIGNVRQVAFLIPLAALFVGVGVFELARRVGWRSPATWLIVAGCVAIPVLRATKASLGPPAVYEHIRPVVERMASEAKPGDAVLVYYSAADAFHYYWKRQDCTIVEQPTSDRDRPDLLLRRFEDLADSHHRVWFVSAHDWKTERRDWMDLLSKQYEQVEDLATVDANGQLFDVQSRRQSATIVDSP; the protein is encoded by the coding sequence GTGAACGGCTACGACTCCATTCTCTCTCATCCAGTCACCGGCGACCGCGGCGCCCGTTTCAATAGCACTCCCCAGGAGACTCACTCGGCAGCGGCGTCATCCTTCGGCGCTCCAGCGATCTCTCATCTTGCTGTTGTCTTGTTGCTCGGCGCCTGGTTCATTCTGCCAAGTCTGGGCGAACGGAGCCTCTCCCATGCCGAGGCCTACCGAGCGCGGCGCATCGAGATCGGCACACTTGCCGATGCCCGTCGGCTCCCACCGCTGCAATTCGTGTTGCTTTCTGCGATTCACAAATGGGTGCCCGATAGCGAAGCAGCGCTGCGAGCACCGTCGGCGATTGCCGGACTGGTATGTGCGGCGATCGTCCTGCTCTTGGCGCAGTCCATCGTCGGCCGACTGGGAGCGCTGTTCGCCGGCCTCTTCATTGTCAGTCAGCCGCTGCTGATCGCGCATGCCAGGGAACTGAAGGAATTTGCCATCGAAGCGGCGTTCGTTGCGCTGCTATTCTATTCGGGCTTGCTGGCCTCACGTGTTCCCAGTATCAAGCGGCTATTTTACTTCCACCTCACCGCGCTAATCGGACTGGGTATGACGTTTACGTCCTCGCTGGCCGTCGTGGCCTGGTGGCCGGTGCTGACGTTGAACGTGATACGCAAGGACGTTCGTGATCGCAAGACGATCCTTGTGCATGCACTTCTGAGTCTTGTACTGCTTCTGGCAGGGATTTGCTGGTACATCTGGCTGGCAGGGTTTCAGGACCGCGGTGTATTCGTGAACTACTACTATACCGAGATCGAACCGTCGTGGCCGGTCTCCTATGCTCCCGGTGAACTATCAGCCTGGCTGGGAGATAAGCTCTTCGGCACGGTCTGCTATACACTCGGAATCAGCCAGGTCTGGTCGCCTCTGAAGTGGTGTGTGGGATCGTTGGGGCTCGTGGCGCTTGCGGCGGGGCTCGGGCGCTGTTGGGGACAGGCCCGGGCATTGGTGCTGGCGTCAATGGCCATCCTCCTTCTGGCGGTCGCGTCGGCAATGATGCGTATGTGGCCGATCGGCAACGTCCGGCAGGTGGCGTTCCTCATTCCGCTGGCGGCGTTGTTTGTGGGCGTTGGGGTCTTTGAGCTGGCAAGACGGGTCGGCTGGCGATCCCCGGCCACATGGCTGATCGTCGCAGGTTGTGTGGCAATCCCCGTGCTGCGTGCCACGAAGGCTTCGCTCGGCCCTCCTGCTGTCTATGAGCACATTCGTCCAGTCGTCGAGCGGATGGCATCAGAAGCCAAGCCCGGAGACGCGGTGCTGGTTTACTACAGTGCCGCCGACGCGTTCCACTATTACTGGAAGCGCCAGGATTGCACCATTGTGGAGCAGCCCACTTCGGATCGCGACCGGCCCGACCTGCTATTGCGGCGATTTGAAGACCTTGCCGATTCCCATCACCGGGTTTGGTTCGTCTCCGCACATGATTGGAAAACCGAACGCCGTGATTGGATGGACTTGCTCTCGAAACAATATGAACAAGTTGAGGATCTCGCTACGGTGGACGCGAACGGCCAGCTGTTCGATGTTCAAAGCCGCCGACAATCGGCCACAATCGTAGACTCGCCATGA
- the rpmB gene encoding 50S ribosomal protein L28: protein MARVCYFTGKKTRSGRSIARRGKAKYLGGVGRKTTGITKRKFRPNLQRVRAVVEGKVCRIQVSAKAIRMGLVTKPTKRNYKPQEHKTADSAS from the coding sequence ATGGCACGAGTCTGTTATTTCACCGGCAAGAAGACCCGTTCAGGCCGCTCCATTGCACGGCGCGGCAAGGCCAAGTACCTCGGTGGCGTGGGTCGCAAGACCACGGGCATCACCAAGCGCAAGTTTCGCCCCAATCTCCAGCGCGTGCGTGCCGTGGTTGAAGGAAAAGTCTGCCGGATCCAGGTCTCGGCCAAGGCCATCCGAATGGGTCTGGTAACCAAGCCCACGAAGCGAAACTACAAGCCGCAAGAGCACAAGACTGCGGATAGCGCATCCTAG
- the kdsA gene encoding 3-deoxy-8-phosphooctulonate synthase: protein MRETLKEARIGSVRIGSGLPMVLIAGPCVIESRDHTLQLADAIRCICRHRQLPVIFKASFDKANRSSIHSFRGPGLDEGLAILEEVRRVVGVPVLSDIHEPGQAAPAGEALDCIQIPAFLCRQTDLLVAAARSGRCVNVKKGQFVSPEEMKNVVDKLGESGCHNCLLTERGTFFGYNRLVNDMTAIPRMRRLVPVVFDATHSCQLPGAGGSLSGGQREFVGTLASAALAAGADALFMEVHDKPDEAKSDPATVYPLDQLGSLLDCLLRIAEAVRKK, encoded by the coding sequence ATGAGAGAGACACTGAAAGAAGCCCGAATCGGCAGTGTTCGGATTGGTTCGGGCTTGCCTATGGTACTGATTGCCGGCCCCTGTGTGATCGAATCGCGCGACCACACCCTGCAACTGGCCGATGCCATCCGCTGCATCTGTCGGCACCGCCAACTGCCGGTGATCTTCAAGGCGAGCTTCGACAAGGCCAACCGTTCGAGCATTCACAGTTTTCGGGGCCCCGGCCTCGACGAAGGGCTTGCCATTCTCGAAGAGGTTCGTCGCGTGGTCGGCGTTCCTGTGCTTTCCGATATTCATGAACCGGGCCAAGCCGCGCCGGCGGGCGAGGCTCTGGACTGCATCCAAATCCCCGCGTTCCTCTGTCGTCAAACCGATCTGCTCGTCGCGGCGGCACGATCCGGTCGATGCGTGAACGTGAAGAAGGGGCAGTTCGTCTCGCCGGAGGAAATGAAGAACGTTGTTGACAAACTCGGCGAGTCCGGGTGTCACAACTGCCTGCTCACGGAGCGCGGGACGTTTTTCGGTTACAACCGCTTGGTCAACGACATGACGGCCATTCCCCGAATGCGGCGCCTGGTTCCTGTGGTATTCGACGCGACGCACAGTTGTCAGCTTCCCGGCGCGGGCGGATCGCTGAGCGGGGGGCAGCGCGAATTCGTGGGCACGCTGGCGTCGGCTGCGCTGGCCGCGGGTGCGGACGCGCTGTTCATGGAAGTTCATGACAAGCCCGACGAGGCCAAGAGTGACCCGGCTACGGTCTATCCCTTGGATCAACTTGGGTCATTGCTCGATTGCCTCCTGCGTATCGCGGAGGCCGTTCGAAAGAAGTAG